In the Arachis stenosperma cultivar V10309 chromosome 8, arast.V10309.gnm1.PFL2, whole genome shotgun sequence genome, GCAGCAGTGACCAAATAGAACGGACTGGCAGCAAGAGGAGATTGACGTGGAAGGACAGGCAGTGCTGGCTCAGAAGGCCTACAGTGGCGAAAACTCAGACGCGTGTAGCGCTAGGCGTGCTGCATCAATGGCTATACCTAGCGGCGACGGGAGCTCGCGAACTCTAGACGGTGCACCGGCAAGGCGAGGATGCGTCACAGCTGCGATGGAGGACGTGCGGCGGCGAGGCGACGAGTGGGAGCTCGGCTGCACGCGAGGAAGGGTGGTCGAAGGGATGCGATGACGGTGAAGCAGACGCGTGATGCTGACTGTCTTTCCTGCGTGAACGGTGGATGAAGGGGCGGCAACGGATGCAAGGAGACTAGGGTGGAGAGAGGGCAGCGTGGGGCTTGGGAGAGAGATTAGGGTTTTtgagtgaaaatgaaaatgaaaggatatattttgattaaatcttaattattcaaattttatttttctaaaatataaaaaaaattaattattgttgtcAAAGGTTGGCAGATAGTTTCTTGGTAACGaatacttttccttttattatttaatggTGAGCATTATTTGATCTTCCGCAGTATAGTAGTAGCTTTTTTTATATAAACCAGTggaaattttttgtttattatgtTGGATCAAAAAGCAATAattggtattttttatttgattcacTCTACACTTTTAGAGAATTTTGAATCAACACTAGTTATATAAGTTCTATTTGTGGAGGAAACAACTTGGGAGCTTCTGGTTAGTAAAAGTCAATTTTCCAAGTTTATATTGGCAAGTTTttaaagaaatatatattttttttttggtttactAAAAGAAATTATTAGGAAGACAATGCACAAAAATCATATCCTCTCAACACACTACCTATTAAGACACATCTACAAAAGACACTTCCATAAATAGATGTATAACAAAGACACTTCCATTAAAAAGACATATCCTTTGAACACACTTCTAATAGAAGACATCTCTATTAAAAAGATATAtcatttaaaaagatatatctTCTGAAGATATATACACAAAAGACACTTCCGTTAAAGAAGACACATTTCTAGAAGACAAGTCTATTAAAAGACACATGTATAAAAAAGACACATCCTTTTAATAAAACATGCATAAAAAGACACTTCCATTGATAAAACTTACCACCTGAAGACACTTCCAATAGAAGACATATCCATTAAAAAGACATCtcatttaaaaagatatattcTTTGATTACACATTCACAAAAGACACCTCCATAAAAAGATACATTCTGAGAAGACATGTCCATTAAAAAGACACATGTAAAGACATATCCTCTGAAGTCACATTTACCAAAAGGCACTATCATATAATCACACATGCATTAAAGTAGACGCGTACAATGAAGTTATAAAGGGAATACACTTCTATAAAAGTTGCTTCAGAATAGTAACTTGTTAAAACAAACCAACTGTATGTCGGAAATAAAATGACACTTCTATTTTTGCTATCCTCGCTTGAGCCTGATTTTTTTCCAAATCTCTCATCATGTCAGCAATATAACAGGATGAGCACATTGACTCCAATTGTTTCTGTCAGCATATGAAGCGACCATGAGAGGgaaataaaatcacaaattagGAAGCATCAACTAAATCAAAGGTACAAAGATAAGAAGAGATAAAGTGGCCTAATAGCAACCCtcaataattaaacaaaaactATGGAACATTGAACTAAACCAATTGAATTCGGTTACTGAAAGCGTTACATATAATCTGAACCATAGAAAAGTGAAGAGCACAAAACTTTACTTGGAAGACACATCCAACTAAGTTTATACAGATAACACACATTAGTCTAACAAAGACACATCTAAGAAATTATTAGTCAAAAGACACAATCCACATCGAAAAATAGTATAAGTTTCAACTTTTTCCTTACCAAAAACCCCATATCTTTGAGGAAGCGTCGACTAAACCCAAGGTATAAAcataagaagagaaaaattctTTCAATAGCAGCCTCTATTAGTCACACAAAAATGATGAGACATTGACCAAATCACAATTAAATTCAGTTCATGACAAGCAATTTTAAGATTAGACACATTAATCTAGCAAAGACACTTCTAAGTGGGTATTCACTCAAAAGACACACCCATGAAATATTTCAACATCAACATATACTAATCCAGCAAAAACAATAAGTGATAATTAGCATACTTAACAtgaacaaaataaattatattcagTAACTGACAAATATCCATTTAACATGAACAACGGAACATAGcataaaaacaaatttaatttaaagaCCTAAACATGTTCTAGCCAGAGATTCTAATTTCATCAATTGAAATCCATATGATGCTATACTTATAATAAGATCATGCAAGATACATAAATAAGTACTAACCAAGGAGGTCACTCAATAGCAGATTCACGACAGTACAAGGTGAACCGGAGCAGCATGCGTACAGATCCGAGCACGGGTAAGGTGCCGTCGTCTGGACGGCTAGGTGGTGACCTTCAATCAAAGCTCGCCGACGGAAGACCTGTGTCACCACTGATGGAAGCTTGCCAGCGGAGGCTATAATGGGTGATGCAATTGCGGGTGGAATCGTTGGCAGCGCTGACCTAGATTGACGCCGGCGACGGGAACGCGTCGGAGGTTGACTGTCCGAAGACGTAGCCGTCACGGGTGTTGGGTGGGGGAAGGTGTTCTGCATGGTGAAAATCAATGTGAATTAGGTTTACTATTTGGTAAATTGGGTTAACCATGTGTAATTAGGGGTGTGTTAATTTATGATTTATGGGCTTTGGATCCAGCCCAATAGAAATTGGCAAAAGTTGGCAGATTCTTTCTTGGTAACGTAGCGGggttgataataaaaaaatgaaaaaatattaaagaactCATTAGATTGTTTATTTAAGTTAAAATGCAAATATTTAATCTTCAATTATTAATCGCAATTTATTCGGGCTACGCGTAACTGTTATCGGTATCTGCTACTCGCCAAAAACATACGCCCCACACAAGCACGCAACAGTGCAactctcctctttcttctttttctttttatttttctttttttcattaacCTGTTTTCCTTTTGTGTACGTAAACAATAGTATAGTATAGCATCGGCATTTAGGAATATAGTTTGGGGATAAAAGCAATAATAGATGCAGCATACAGGTAAGAGGTTCAATAAATAGTTACGAAAGTGGTTATGAAGTTAGGTATTTGTGGTTAAGGCTTAAGGAAAGGTTCGTTACAATTTAATGAGTTTTATGCCAACCGTCGCCCAATTCAGTCTAACCAACAAATGGTTGTGAAGTGTTTGAACTAGAATCAGTAAAATCatcataaaataaattaaaggctACAGGTGAAAAACATCATTAATTCATTATCCTACTAATGTGAGCCATCCGTTTCACCTGGGCCGAAGTTGGATTTATAAAAAAACTGGACTTCTAGGTGCTAGCCCAGTAATCCCAAGAATATAAGAAGCCCAAACATAAAATCTAGGCCCAAAAtgtcacacacacacacacaaaagaAAAACCGGCTTGTGAAGTGGAAAGAAAGAAACTCATCGTCAttcattccttcttcttcttcttgtgcgGAAGAATGAGCAGTTACGGTGGTGGAAGCTCGTCGAAACCAAGAATTGCTTCTTCTCAACCTTCCGAAACTTTTTCAAAGCGCAAAAGAGGAGTTTTCCAAAAAGAACATCAGTAATCACCCCTATCCAACCTTCCTTTTTTCGTtgcaattttcttttttctttttccttttctttgaaGAGAAAGGGAAAAAAAGTTCTTTGCAAGTTATGCATGTAACTATCACTAATAATTTTCTCTATACTTGCTAATACAGTGCAGCATATGATGTACGGCTTTGGAGATGATCCCAATGTAAGTGACCTAaaccattttttttaatttcttaattaCTTTTTGGGATGTGAATTTAATGGCTATTAAACTTTGAACTATTTTATGTTTTGCACAATTAGCCTCTTCCTAAAAGTGTGGCGCTTATGGAGGATATTATTGTGGAATATGTCACGGAATTGGTAACcaaatttgtttatttattttttcaacctaattttttattgttcttgTTCAACTGAATTACGGTGTTCTggattaatttgaattttttgttgttattgtGCTTTGAAATTTTTTCTTACGAAGGTACATAAAGCTCAAGATATTGGATCACAGAGAGGGAAACTATCAGTTGAGGATTTCCTTTATTTGATTCGCAAGGTACTTCTTTGTTCATAAAAGAATTTCAAATAATTATcatgaagaattgaagattaTGTTCTATTCTCGAACTCTCTGGAGTTCTTTTAGTTTCTGCGTTGAATGAAATATCTCAAAGGAAACCACTCATTGAAATCTTGTCCCATTTGCTCTTCAATTGCTTTGAGGCATGATATATGAAGCTGTACTGTCATGGATTAAGAGGCTAAATGGCTAATTCTTCATAATTTGTTCAAACTTTCAAGTATCCATAAACATTAATCCAATTCAGTTTTTTATGCTAGATTTTTAAAGTTTTTGTCAACCAATCCGCAAGTTGAAACTAAACTAAAAGTCAAGTGTGTGAAACATGCAAGAAGGTGCATCTAATGTAGCCGTGtttcttaaattatttttaatcctAAATATATCTATCAAAACAGGTTAAGGCTCATACAATCTTCACTCTTTACCATTAAAGGATCATTGTGACATTGTGTAATACAACACAGTAACTgttaagaaatataaaaaattattggtATATCTGAAATTGTGTGACTCCACACTACAAAATATTTGTATTGTGACCATTCTGATACACGATAGCTTGATTTAGGCCAGTGCACCTTACATTATAATACATGATTGAACATTTTTGTTCAGGATTAATCTCAACTTTTTTACTACTGCTGTGCTGCAGGATTTGCCAAAACTTAATCGATGTACAGAATTGTTATCTATGAATGAAAAGCTGAAACAGGCAAGAAAGGTTTTCGAATCAGATGAAGAGAAATTGAGGAAGGTTTTTGAAGTGGACGAACCAGTTGAATGATGAATGAGAAAAAGATCATTGAATTGCACCAAATACACCATTCCTGTTCTGACATCTCTAGATCAAATTTTTGGAATTTGAGTATGTCTTACATTTGAAAATAGCCAACCTAGATATTTAAATAGTTGAATTGTAACTTCCTAATATATTTGTTCTCCTATTTATTGTGTCCATGATCTTGTGATtagaagaaaataatttttaacaccCTAGAGTAACTATCTTAAACCAAAAAGAAATTATTTGGTCTTAGCAGGATATTTTTGTTATGATGTATATTGTATTCTTAATGTAGTTGAACAGAGAATTAGCTAGGAAATTAAAAGGTTATCCAACATTAATCAAAATCGATTTTGGT is a window encoding:
- the LOC130946873 gene encoding transcription initiation factor TFIID subunit 13-like is translated as MSSYGGGSSSKPRIASSQPSETFSKRKRGVFQKELQHMMYGFGDDPNPLPKSVALMEDIIVEYVTELVHKAQDIGSQRGKLSVEDFLYLIRKDLPKLNRCTELLSMNEKLKQARKVFESDEEKLRKVFEVDEPVE